In the Helianthus annuus cultivar XRQ/B chromosome 11, HanXRQr2.0-SUNRISE, whole genome shotgun sequence genome, one interval contains:
- the LOC110887342 gene encoding uncharacterized protein LOC110887342, producing the protein MLEDIGKIPKIKECLKNAMFANAYIYNHTKLVNLIRRFTNQRNLHRPAVTRFATSFITLAQMHKQKNNLLKMVLSDEWRVGKWAKEAGGRKVASTFQQERFWRNIVYALKLTGPLVKVLRIVDGDKKPAMGYIYDAMTRAKEAIAASFLNRKAEYKKAFAIIDKRWECHLHRPLHAAGFFFFLNPEMYYDNQEKASGGPIRRGLIDCIGRLVVDPHTQDIISSQLDSYQEAIGVFGNPMAIRQRKTRSPADWWASYGCDTPELQKFAIRILSLTCSATGCERNWSVFQQLHTKRRNRLAQKRLNDLVYVKFNRGLKQRYERRNTTDPILLQEIDDSNEWVMGVMDDENEETSEVVFDDNSGLTWRVVEKASGASEPIYATRSSTQQQSKEKDPSSSTPTPSVPPPKKAPSKRLDVLIDEGIQDDEEIEEELGLSEDDGEDVVLGADDDHGDSEEDY; encoded by the exons ATGTTAGAGGATATAGGGAAGATTCCAAAGATCAAGGAGTGTTTGAAAAATGCAATGTTCGCGAATGCATATATATATAATCATACTAAACTTGTGAATCTGATTAGAAGATTCACGAATCAAAGAAATTTGCATAGGCCCGCGGTGACACGGTTTGCAACATCATTCATCACCCTTGCGCAAATGCACAAGCAAAAGAACAATCTGCTAAAGATGGTCCTATCCGATGAATGGAGGGTTGGCAAATGGGCGAAGGAAGCGGGTGGGAGGAAAGTAGCATCTACCTTTCAACAAGAAAGATTTTGGAGAAACATTGTTTATGCTCTCAAGTTGACAGGACCGCTTGTTAAAGTTCTTAGGATTGTTGATGGGGATAAAAAACCTGCCATGGGGTACATCTATGACGCTATGACAAGGGCTAAGGAAGCCATTGCAGCTAGTTTTTTGAATAGAAAAGCGGAGTATAAAAAAGCCTTTGCGATCATTGACAAAAGATGGGAATGTCATCTTCATAGGCCTTTACATGCTgctggattttttttttttttgaatccgGAAATGTATTATGACAATCAAGAGAAAGCAAGTGGTGGACCGATTAGGCGAGGTTTAATTGACTGTATTGGAAGGTTAGTTGTTGATCCACATACTCAAGACATAATTAGCAGCCAGTTGGATTCATATCAAGAGGCAATAGGTGTTTTTGGCAATCCAATGGCTATACGTCAAAGAAAGACGAGATCACCAG CGGATTGGTGGGCTAGTTATGGATGTGATACCCCGGAGTTGCAAAAGTTTGCCATTCGGATTCTTAGTCTCACATGTAGTGCCACGGGTTGTGAGAGAAATTGGAGTGTCTTCCAACAA CTTCATACTAAAAGAAGAAACCGATTGGCACAAAAACGATTAAATGACTTGGTGTATGTAAAGTTTAATCGTGGATTGAAACAACGATATGAAAGAAGGAACACCACTGACCCTATACTTTTACAAGAAATTGATGATAGTAACGAGTGGGTCATGGGTGTTATGGATGATGAGAATGAGGAGACTTCAGAGGTTGTGTTTGATGATAATAGTGGTTTGACATGGCGTGTTGTTGAGAAGGCTTCGGGGGCATCTGAACCGATATATGCAACAAGATCAAGTACACAACAACAATCCAAAGAAAAGGATCCTTCTTCCTCCACCCCTACTCCTAGTGTACCACCACCTAAGAAAGCACCATCTAAAAGACTAGATGTATTGATTGATGAAGGTATTCAAGATGATGAAGAAATCGAAGAAGAACTTGGCTTGAGTGAAGATGATGGCGAAGATGTGGTACTTGGAGCTGACGATGATCATGGAGATAGTGAAGAAGACTACTAG